In Mus musculus strain C57BL/6J chromosome 15, GRCm38.p6 C57BL/6J, the genomic stretch GGGGGGAGGTTACAATATTTGTTGGTCTTTTTTTCATGcagcttttggggggggggttgttttgttttgttttattgagacaggaatttgctgtgtagcctTTGTTgtcttggaatttgctctgtaaactaggctgtccatgaactcacagagatctacctgcctttgcctccctagtgctggggttaaaggtgttcaccaccaccacctagcccATAATCTCATATTCTATCAAGGGATTTAGGTTCCATAAATGCACTTATCATAAGAGGTTCCAACAGATGGAACACAACTACACAGTATAAGGTGGACTAATACATGTGTGTCCTTGGTGAAGAATCCCTTATCttatgtcctttcatgtgcttgctttatcaaaacatcctttcacctgtgtctgctttaggataacactccttcacatgtttgccacAGCAAAGCACCATCAGACAcgactgactttccaaagaacccttaagtttccacttcagataGGCATCTTCTTCTTTAGGTTAAGAAAATTTTTTTCCTGTCACTCtgtggaaaatattttctgtgcatttgacctgtgtttcttctccttccttaatTCTTATTTTAGATTTGGTCACTTcacagtgtcccagatttcctggatgttttgaaccAGGAGTTATTTTTAGattgaacattttctttgacctatgtattcatttcttctaccatgtcttcagtgtctgagattctcttttttaattcttgaattctgttggtgaagcttgcctCTGTGGTTGCTGTTCAAATTCCtatattttcatttccagatttccctcagtTTGGGGTCTCTTTATTAATTCTGTTGGAGGAAGGGGGTCCAGGAGTCACCTCACAAATCACATATTCCCAGGATTGATTGATCAGGACCACCGGCCAGACTCAGGAGCTGAACTGTGATGTAGAGTCAAGATCCTACAGGGCTTTTAAAGCCTGAGAGCTATAATAACCATCTCTGCTAAGTTACTCCACCAATCATAACTTAGGGATAGGGCTTTCTGTAGGAGCATGTCTTTGTTGTGTACTTATTTTGCTCCTATTGGTTAGGGTATTCAACTATGGCAGAGGACTTGCCTCATCTTATATTCATGTCTTAGCTTGCCAACCAGGATATCAGTTTTCcacatacatgtctctttctgtcaAGTAGGAtatcagttcccagggaggtcttggaaaCCTAAACTTTATTCTgcccctactcaaaatggaagtcttattctaaATAGGtacaggtgtctctcttatgttgggatCCATCCCAAGGGCAGCTTAAAAGGCAAATACTATAAAGGCTgatacacaggtgcaggaagtgttGGTTTCCGAGAACATCCTAGTAACAGAAGTAACagcatatgagaaagtttccttgtgACATTAGGAACAGCTCAAACTGGTAGGTTAGACGGGTAACAGTTACCAAGACCTTAACAATCCCAGTTCCTCTTTCAGGTCTTGAGTGGCTGTATTCCTTTCCTTCCATTGTTTGTGCTTTCATAgacttctttaagggatttaatgttttctttttaaggaccTCTAGCATACACATATAGGCTATGTTAAGGTCTTTATGTGTGCTTCCAGGGTGTAATACTCAGGGCCTGCTGTGATAGGGTTGGTGGGTTCTAGTGGAGACCTATCGTCCTGGCTGTAATTGGTTGTGCAGGGGTAGCCTGTAGGTTCCCAATGAGTGTGTGCCTGAGCTGGATGCTTGGGAAAAACATTGAGTGACGGGAGGAAAGTGGGGGGCCAGGGATCTGTATGCTTCACTGAAGATGGGTGCAGAAGCAGCCTAGGGCTGAGACTGAGGGGTTCCACtctgagaagcagagggagaggtgaagatctgcagttagccCACCTGCGTCCCTGCCCAGTGTGGCCTGTGGGTTCCCAGGGAGTGCCGGCtggagttgggggtggagggtaggACAGGGCAATGAGTGGGGGAAGGGAATTTAGGAGGGGAAGATCTGTGGGATCCACCAGCGATGAGGTGGCTGTGGTGGAAGCCGCTGCAGGAGTTAGCGCAGAGCTCAGGATGAAACTAGGGATTGGGcgtggaggaatggagggagcgTGGAGGtcgcctctccctctccctggatAGGTAGGTCACCCGTTTGCTTCCCGTCAGAGAGTGCCTAAGAGAGTTGGAGGCTGCTTTCCTGGTTGAAGTTGGATAGAACTTTTCAAACTATATTAATCTGATGTGAAATAAGCACGTGAAAGTGAACCTCCAGCACTGAATGTTGGCTATTTTCTACCAGCCTCAGTTCACCTATGAATGGAGACTCCAGGCTGCATCGTCCCCCACAGGATTGCCAAGAGGCCACGTGAACAAAGCTTTACATTTTGGAGTTTAGAAGGGGGTAACACTCAAACACTATCGATTATTTGAGTCATAGGACTCTTATAGACTGTTATATTCTGGCTCTCTCCATTTAATACCCcaaatgtcacttttttttttttttttttaaataatgagcCTTAGTTTTTTAGGAATGAAGGAACACGAAGGTGATTCCTGAGGCCGAGTTAAGACACGTGCCTCTAAGAAACTCAGGAGTTGCGGTCTCcattcccccaccaccaccacctgtggTTTCTGACCACTGTCAACCTGCCTGGTCTCTGCATTCCTCTCTGGTTCTGCAGCACCCCGCGGGGGTCTGGGCGGGCGGAGCTGCGGAGGAGGGGCGGGCTAGACCCGGGACCCAGGCCTATAACAGTATGCAAGCTCCGGGCGtccagggggtgggagggaagaagggagggcgGCGCTCAGTGAAAGGCGCATTGATGCGGCAGGCTGCAGGGCTGGGCCAGACGCTGAGCAGGGTCAGGCTCCTGCCGACCCCTTTACCTCCTGCTCCGCGCTTCGCAGCCACCGCACACCATGCACCCCCAAGGCCGCGCGGCCCCCCCGCAGCTGCTGCTCGGTCTCTTccttgtgctgctgctgctgctacagttGTCCGCACCGATCAGCGCCTCTGAGAACCCCAAGGTGAAGCAAAAAGCGCTGATCCGGCAGAGGGAGGTGGTAGACCTGGTAAGTCTGAGAGTCGGTCCTGACCTCAGTGCTGGAGGAGAAGACTCAGCCAGGATCGCACCGGGAGGGCATCAGTATAGATGGTGGTGGTGCTGACCGTAGGGGTGAGTGTAGGGCAGCACGTTAAGAAGCTTGAGTGCCTCAGTGTCCTGCCTGTGTACCTGTGTGGGGACGGATCTGACGCACGCCTGCAGCAGAGTCTTGAACCGCTACGGGAGATCATGAGAGGTCACCACATGCTCCGACGTGGGTCAGGTGGGATGCCCAAATCCGTGTAAGTCGCCCAGTAATTTCTGGCTCCAGGGGAGGCCACCGTTGGGAGAAGTGGGGGGATGCTGTGGCTGCAACTGGAGTAGATTGAGTTAGTCAGTTGATTTCAAAAGAAAGCCCGAGGAAGACCCTAGGCCAGCTGGCCGCTTGGCCCTGGGCCAAGGCTGTGCAACGTGTCCTTTGTGAGGACCAGTGGCCACGGTCTGGCCACGTCTGCCTGGAGGAGAGGCTAACAACCCCCACAAAGCATTTGTTCAGCTAACTTGAAGATTATGAATCACTTTGTGTCATCTCCCTGGGAAATATGAACTGCAGTTTACTCCTTAGAGGACCACAGCTTGAGCCAGGAGTGGTCAGAGGCTTTGAAGCTGAAGGGGAAAAATGAAGGCCCCACTAGGAGCCCTTCCAAGGACCCATTTTGCCTGATCTGTTTAAAACAGATGAGCAGTCAGGTCTTAACCAGTCAGGAACACTGTACTCAAGCTAAGGGGAAGGAAAGCGCTCCCAGGAAAGCAAATATCCCAAGGGCTTTCTGAGAGGCTAATCTGTGGGAAAGTCTGTTTGCTTAAAACCTTTCCCTCTAAAAGTCAATAAACCTAGTGGAGGGCAGAGAGTTTGTCTGTCCCACTCAAAAGCCAGCCATCGATAGATTTGTAGTCTTTGGCACATCATAAACTTCTGTCCTTAAACCAAGCTATATGGTTGTCAGGCACTGCGATACATAAAGGACAGGggacatttacttattttattattattattttttttttagatttgaaTTTCTTCCACTGACATTCTAAGTTGAGCTAATAAACCAAGCTCCTTGACAGCTAGTTCTAAACTGATTCAAAAGCACTGGGGGAAAATCCCTGCTGTTTCACGCAGCAGTggtagggttttgttgttttatgctCTGATATATAATTTTCCTCCACAAAAGCATACTGTGTTGGAGCTACAGTTCTATTTTGAGTGCctaagttgttaaaaaaaaaaaaagtgccacatGAATGTGGCTCGTGTGCAGTTTGCGTATTATGAATGTGTAGTTAAGATACATAAAATAGTCATTTCCCCATAAAGCTAGCATTTTCCCCCTCTAAGGATTATACAGTACCACAACTCTACCCCAACTTGGAAAAGCATACTGTGCTGCCAGGCTCAGGTGCATCCTGTAGATTGGATTTGGTTCTGGTGTCAGAAAAAGTCCACACAGTCATTAGGAAGGTTTCCACAGATTCTATAAAGCGACTTTGTATAGGCGCTTTCAAAGCGTGTCTTTCACGCTCCCACTGAATTCTGCCCCCTGGTGGCCAACACAGGAAATGGGGCGTTGGGTGAGGGAATTTGAGCTTCCATTcacatgttttcattttgttgacTTTCACTAATGATTCTAAATACCTATTGGAACTAGCATTTTAAGTTAAGAAAAGACAAACATACTCTATGTAGCATCTTTCCTGAGAGGAATTTAGAAATTATCAAATCATACTAGAGGAATTTACAACAATAAATGAAATGTTAAAGTAAAAAATTTAATTGGAATTCATTGTGTTTTGAAAAGTCTAACATCATCCCTGTTTCTATGTGAACTAATACAAGGATAAGTGCAGGAATTGATAAGCAACGCTCAAAATATTTCCactgtagctcaatggtagagtacttgcctgatATGTGTAAGGTTCTAAGTTCAAGCCTCATTGATGTAATGTGAACatgcgtgctctctctctctctctctctctctctctctctctctgtgtgtgtgtgtgtgtgtgtgtgtgtgtgtgtgttttgaggtgTGGTCCCATGTATCCCAGACTAGGCACAAATTTGCTGTTTTGACAGGATCCTAAACTCTgggtccctgcctctgcttcccaggggAAAGGGATTACAGGCACACGTGTGCTACCAACTGTTAACTTCATGGCAAGAATGCTTATTATCATCTTCATTTTATTCATAAGGAAATGGGCACTGAAATGCTGAGTAAATGGCCTGGTCTCATACATCTAAGACGGGATGAgtctagtatttaaaaaaaaaaaaaaaaaaaaggttctagaATCCACGCCTTTAAATTCTACagcacacagaaagaaacaaCAGAACAGAGAACACTAGCGCTTACAGATGGTTTGCTAGATTATTACACACCTGCTGAGGACAGGGGATCACGTGAAACTAACTGGGCCACAGACTCCTCTTGAGGAAGACAGAATGGACTGGAGAAGTTCTACCCACTGCACTTTCCTCTGCATAAAAATGGGAAGAGCAGAGGAGGTGCACATACAACTTAGAGATGCTGTGATACAAGACAGCTACTGACTGCTAAAGTTTTATTTCACAATTATTTCCCTAGCAATTAATCTTAGGGAAAtcactcaaaaggaaaaaaatctatatggCCAAGTATTCtcattatattaatatttataacaaaaaagagaaataacCAAAAACAAGCATTAAAAATCTTGTATAGTAATGTAAAAGTTCCAAGAACCAAGTCCCTTGATAAAATATGGGATTAtgggcctggcagtggtggtgcatgcctttctttaatcctagcacttgagaagcagagagagttctgggacagccaggggtacaaggagaaaccctgtctcttaaaaacaaaacaaaacaaaacaaaacaacaataacaacaaaccctaaaacaaacaaataaaaagaaagggatTGTAAGAAGCTAACATAGAATGTCAGGTTCTGGAGGAGAAATTTTAAACACCCTTAAAATGAGTTCGCCATAATAATCCATTAGAACACGGACGAGGTGGGTTAGAGGGACTCTGccagtttattaaaaataaacgCAGCTGTGATCATTTGACTCTCACATACTGTTTATGTATTCATGactgtatttctttatttacttattttgtactggggatcaaaccttgAGCatcctgcatgccaggcaagagttCTACCACTGGACTACCTCCCTATGCCCTACACTGAGTCTGCATGTTAAGTAATGGTActgtccccctttctcctttgCACCGAAGTATAATGGAATGTGTCTACAAGGACCAGCAGGAGTTCCCGGTCGTGATGGGAGCCCTGGGGCCAACGGCATTCCTGGCACACCTGGCATCCCAGGTCGGGATGGATtcaaaggggaaaagggagaatGCTTAAGGGAAAGCTTTGAGGAGTCCTGGACCCCAAACTATAAGCAGTGTTCGTGGAGTTCGCTGAACTATGGCATAGATCTTGGGAAAATTGCGGTAAGTAAAGCCCAAATTATAATAAAGTTGAAGCAAAATATAAGAGTTTGTATAAGTCATtgccaaatttattttttattttgttgttaaaccAAAGGACCTTAAATTAAAAGATTCAGGATAGGTAATGTGCTGactttttacttaaaaattaatttaaaaaaatggtaacGTTTCAGCTAATTTTATAAAGGCATTTCTAAGATAGATAATCACTATTTTATAAAGCAAACGCAAAaagtatagcttttttttttttttcaaattagacAGGAACCAGTCTTGTAAAGTAACTTTAAATTAATCTAATACATCCTGCTGTAGCTTCAGAGCTAAAAGTGGAAGATGAACCTAAAAATTACCACGTGACTGGGATCCCTGCTTCGGGGAGTCCTTTTGTCCTTGGTCGCCGTGCTCAGCTTAAAACTGCTGAAATTAGGGGAACTGAAGTCAATGCTAGTGATTTAAAATAGTGACGATGGTGATTCTGTAATATTTGTGTAAGGAGAAGCACGCAAAATAGCATGTCAGGGAGGGCATTTTGATGAATGATCCAGGGACTGTTGAGTGGTCCAGTGATTAGTGCTTTGTCTCCAAGAGGCCCCGGGTGTAGCTGAGGGGGAGCATGCGGAGCCTCGTGTGCTTAAGGCCCTCGGCCGGATGAAGTGCCATTGGCGAGtccgggggggcggggggggcgggggggggcgggggggggggagaagagacAGAGCTGAGAAAGTCCGTGCTGTTTCCGTATCTTCTTTTGATGACcacctctgtttctgcctccttagCTATAATTTGGTGCTTCATGGTTCTGCTTACCACGACCACCCGGAAAACAGAAGTTTATTTTCATAAAACTCTAAGGTTTTAAGTTGTATGGCATCATCCATGTTTTTCATCTCAACCTCTTCTGCTCTATTTTAAAAGTTCAAGAATGCCTTGATTCTGTGTGACAGGTTTTCATCTAGCTACCACATTTtggttatatatatgtatatatattaaagaaaGTGTGATTTGAATGATGACTGTTATTTCAACATTTGACAATGGTGGACTGCCTTCTTATTCACAGTTATTCAACAGAAGTTgccatttccccccccccccccccaaagctgtCCCTTTATGGttcctgcttttttgttttgttttgttttcttattttttgttttttgtttttttgagacagggtttctctgtgtagccctggctgtcccggaactcactttgtagaccaggctggcctcaaactcagaaatccacctgcctctgcctcccaagtgctgggattaaaggcttgcgccaccacctcccagcgGTTCCTGCATTATTAAAACACCATGATTTTTAGCAGTGGTTACAATGAATACGGAAATGTTCTGCAAGGAAGAGATTGTAGGTCATAAGCCAATGTACAGATTTTTGTGAAGACCAGctagaaggaagaaagcaaggctAGCTCTTATTACTGTGCTGTTCAGGTCATTTGTCTACTGTGTGCTGTTGCTCAAAAGAAAGGTTGAGCCTGGTGAGGTGACTCATAACTATAATCTCAGTATTCAGGAAGTAGAGACCACTGGAAACCTCTGGAGttgaaggccatccttggctacatagctatttcaaggcca encodes the following:
- the Cthrc1 gene encoding collagen triple helix repeat-containing protein 1 isoform 1 precursor (isoform 1 precursor is encoded by transcript variant 1), with protein sequence MHPQGRAAPPQLLLGLFLVLLLLLQLSAPISASENPKVKQKALIRQREVVDLYNGMCLQGPAGVPGRDGSPGANGIPGTPGIPGRDGFKGEKGECLRESFEESWTPNYKQCSWSSLNYGIDLGKIAECTFTKMRSNSALRVLFSGSLRLKCRNACCQRWYFTFNGAECSGPLPIEAIIYLDQGSPELNSTINIHRTSSVEGLCEGIGAGLVDVAIWVGTCSDYPKGDASTGWNSVSRIIIEELPK
- the Cthrc1 gene encoding collagen triple helix repeat-containing protein 1 isoform 3 precursor (isoform 3 precursor is encoded by transcript variant 3); translated protein: MHPQGRAAPPQLLLGLFLVLLLLLQLSAPISASENPKVKQKALIRQREVVDLYNGMCLQGPAGVPGRDGSPGANGIPGTPGIPGRDGFKGEKGECLRESFEESWTPNYKQCSWSSLNYGIDLGKIAECTFTKMRSNSALRVLFSGSLRLKCRNACCQRWYFTFNGAECSGPLPIEAIIYLDQGSPELNSTINIHRTSSGLCEGIGAGLVDVAIWVGTCSDYPKGDASTGWNSVSRIIIEELPK